The proteins below are encoded in one region of Gambusia affinis linkage group LG07, SWU_Gaff_1.0, whole genome shotgun sequence:
- the LOC122833919 gene encoding uncharacterized protein LOC122833919, translating into MDNKDNGQKASDEQSNKDMDQNTVHYVRSVASRSSACSSVSLAAAKARAKAEAAKAKLEFHDKETYIQIEKIKLEASLRALTLQKEVTAANAEAKVFEAVAADIEEGKYSETSKRSPVAIQTLKRTEDYVKEQSSYFSQYDYKDEGTHSHPPNTMPKAVNVQQYTVPMPAAVTRQQHAASDEFKSLPIHQPDMTGGHVEQSPNFNSYYGGDTMHNVNVETAVPSSNVNSGNPTFDLARFLARSQVITSGLVKFDDTAEHYQAWRASFISAIEPLGLTPSEEVDLMVKWLGKESGEHAARIRAVNVNRPMDGLKAIWARLDKIYGSPEAIENALFSRLEAFPKIQSRDNHKLQELADLLQELQIAKQSDKLCGLAYLDTARGVRPIVEKLPYPLQERWMSQGSRFKKEYNVSFPPFSFFKEFVCTEAEVRNDPSFKTLSLTCAPQRKEKCAPVRHPVAVNKTNVTQDQISTPVKLTEKIPVNPEKQCPIHNKPHPLSKCRGFVKMTLDERKKLLKEHMICYRCCASTSHMAKNCQAPIKCLECASDRHVSAMHFSRTSAVQSSSQPPPCAEDGGEEETKQEISSNCTKVCGIGQSSKSCSKIILVNVYPSGQQQRSMRMYAVLDDQSNLSLARSEFFDKFDIHGTEAPYSITTCMGATQAYGRRAHGYVIESLDKETCLQLPTLIECDNLPNNRKEIPTPEVAYHHKHLNKIASEIPPLNPNAEILLLIGRDLLRVHK; encoded by the coding sequence ATGGACAACAAAGATAATGGACAGAAGGCAAGTGATGAGCAATCAAATAAGGACATGGATCAAAATACAGTGCACTACGTCCGTTCCGTAGCCTCACGGTCATCTGCGTGCTCCTCAGTCAGTTTGGCCGCAGCTAAAGCAAGAGCTAAGGCTGAAGCAGCTAAAGCTAAATTGGAGTTTCATGATAAAGAGACATATATTCAGATTGAGAAGATAAAACTTGAAGCATCACTGCGTGCACTCACTCTACAAAAGGAAGTTACAGCTGCTAATGCTGAAGCAAAAGTATTTGAGGCAGTAGCAGCAGACATAGAAGAAGGAAAATACAGTGAGACATCCAAGCGCAGCCCTGTAGCCATACAAACACTGAAAAGGACAGAAGACTATGTAAAAGAGCAGTCATCTTACTTCAGTCAGTACGACTACAAGGATGAAGGGACTCACTCACACCCACCTAACACTATGCCCAAAGCTGTTAACGTGCAACAATATACAGTACCTATGCCTGCTGCTGTAACCAGGCAACAACACGCAGCATCAGATGAATTCAAGTCTCTTCCCATTCATCAGCCAGACATGACAGGAGGGCATGTTGAACAATCCCCCAACTTTAATTCTTACTATGGAGGTGACACAATGCACAATGTTAATGTGGAAACTGCTGTTCCTAGCTCTAATGTAAACTCAGGAAATCCCACATTTGATCTGGCAAGGTTTTTAGCACGCAGCCAAGTCATAACATCTGGTCTGGTCAAATTTGATGACACTGCAGAACATTATCAAGCATGGCGAGCTTCATTCATCAGTGCTATAGAGCCACTAGGGCTGACACCTAGTGAAGAAGTTGATCTGATGGTGAAATGGCTTGGCAAGGAGTCAGGTGAGCATGCGGCCAGAATAAGAGCAGTTAATGTTAACCGGCCTATGGATGGACTAAAAGCAATATGGGCAAGACTGGACAAAATATATGGCTCACCAGAGGCAATTGAAAATGCTCTTTTCTCAAGACTTGAAGCTTTTCCCAAAATCCAATCCCGAgataaccacaaacttcaagaGCTAGCAGATCTTCTACAAGAGCTCCAGATTGCAAAGCAAAGTGACAAGTTGTGTGGTTTGGCCTATTTGGACACGGCTAGAGGTGTCCGGCCAATTGTAGAGAAGCTCCCCTACCCTCTACAGGAACGCTGGATGTCACAAGGttctagatttaaaaaagaatataatGTGTCTTTCCCACCATTCTCCTTCTTCAAAGAATTTGTGTGCACAGAAGCTGAAGTAAGGAATGATCCAAGTTTTAAGACTCTCTCACTCACGTGTGCTCCTCAGAGAAAGGAGAAATGTGCTCCAGTCAGACACCCAGTTGctgtcaataaaacaaatgtcacaCAAGATCAAATAAGCACTCCTGTCAAATTAACAGAGAAAATTCCTGTTAACCCAGAAAAACAATGCCCTATCCATAACAAACCACACCCGTTGAGTAAGTGCAGAGGATTTGTTAAAATGACTCTTGATGAACGCAAAAAACTTCTCAAAGAACACATGATCTGCTATCGCTGCTGTGCTTCTACAAGTCATATGGCCAAAAACTGTCAAGCTCCAATCAAATGTTTGGAATGTGCAAGTGACAGACATGTTAGTGCCATGCATTTCAGTAGAACAAGCGCAGTTCAATCCTCAAGTCAGCCCCCACCGTGTGCAGAGGACGGCGGGGAGGAAGAGACGAAACAGGAAATAAGCTCAAACTGCACTAAAGTCTGTGGCATAGGACAAAGTAGTAAATCGTGTTCCAAGATTATTCTGGTTAACGTGTATCCCTCAGGTCAACAGCAGAGGAGTATGAGGATGTATGCAGTTCTGGATGACCAGAGCAATCTCTCCCTGGCAAGAAGTGAGTTTTTTGATAAGTTTGACATACACGGCACTGAGGCTCCTTACAGCATCACAACATGTATGGGCGCAACACAAGCATATGGAAGAAGAGCCCATGGTTATGTCATAGAGTCTCTAGACAAAGAAACATGTCTGCAGCTTCCCACATTGATTGAATGTGACAATCTTCCTAACAACAGGAAAGAAATCCCGACACCGGAAGTGGCCTATCACCACAAGCACCTGAACAAAATAGCTTCAGAAATCCCTCCTCTAAACCCCAACGCTGAGATTCTCCTGCTGATAGGAAGAGACCTGTTGAGAGTGCACAAATGA